Proteins co-encoded in one Gossypium arboreum isolate Shixiya-1 chromosome 11, ASM2569848v2, whole genome shotgun sequence genomic window:
- the LOC108470644 gene encoding pentatricopeptide repeat-containing protein At2g03880, mitochondrial, with protein MIKLNFKFLDLSFKSFHQCIHVRTMHFHFANSSQSKIDSNRVLNGLSKSGRINEARKLFDKMPERDEFTWNTLIAAYATSGKLTEAIQLFKETPIKSSVTWNLLISGYCLHGMETEAFDLFSRMQFEGQRPNQYTMGTILRLCSTLGLLQRGKQVHGNVIKTQFESNDYVVTGLVDMYAKCNCILEAEFLFIMMPNKRNHVMWTAMVAGYSQNGEAFKAIECYRDMVVEGVASNQFTFPSVLTACAMVQARNFGAQVHSFIVRSGFEANVFVQSALIDMYAKCRDLDSALIVLENMEVDDVVSWNSMLVGCVRQGCEEEALSLFRKMHARDMKLGNFTYPSVLNCFASTKDMNNAMSVHCLIIKTGFEASKLVNNALVDMYAKQGNMDCAFQVFNHMPNKDVVSWTSLVTGCARNNHHEEALKLFCGMRLAGIHPDHVVLASALSACAELTVLELGQQVHANFVKSGLQSSTSVDNSLVTMYAKCGCIDDASRVFDYMQIRDAVTWTALIVGYARNGKGKDSVRFYDQMIASGTKPDYITFIGLLFACSHAGLLERGRLYFASMEKEYGIKPGPEHYACMIDLLGRSGKLVEAEMLLNEMDVEPDATVWKAILAACRVQGNLELGERAAKNLFELESKNAVPYIMLSNMYSAAGKWEDAARIRRTMKWKGISKEPGCSWIEVNSRVHTFMSEDRGHSRTTEIYSKIDEILILIKEAGYEPDISFALHNMDKEGKELGLAYHSEKLAVAFGLLSLPRGAPIRIFKNLRVCGDCHTAMKYISKVFHRHIILRDSNCFHHLKEGQCSCGDYW; from the coding sequence ATGAtaaaactaaatttcaaattcCTGGACTTGTCTTTCAAGTCATTTCATCAATGCATTCACGTGCGAACAATGCATTTTCATTTTGCGAATTCCAGTCAATCAAAGATTGATTCCAATCGGGTTTTGAATGGATTATCTAAATCGGGTCGGATTAATGAAGCTCGGAAGCTATTTGACAAAATGCCTGAACGGGATGAGTTCACCTGGAACACGTTGATAGCTGCGTATGCAACTTCCGGGAAATTAACTGAAGCTATACAGCTTTTCAAAGAAACCCCAATAAAAAGTTCCGTCACTTGGAATTTACTAATTTCAGGTTATTGTCTACATGGTATGGAAACCGAAGCTTTTGATTTGTTTTCTAGAATGCAATTTGAGGGGCAAAGGCCTAATCAATACACAATGGGAACTATTTTAAGGTTGTGTTCAACATTGGGTTTGCTTCAAAGAGGAAAACAGGTGCATGGTAATGTAATAAAGACACAATTCGAGTCGAATGACTATGTTGTGACCGGTCTTGTTGATATGTATGCGAAGTGCAATTGCATTTTGGAAGCTGAGTTTCTGTTTATAATGATGCCCAACAAGAGAAACCATGTCATGTGGACTGCCATGGTTGCTGGTTATTCTCAGAATGGAGAGGCATTCAAAGCGATTGAATGCTATAGAGATATGGTGGTTGAAGGAGTTGCCTCTAATCAGTTCACTTTCCCGAGTGTGTTAACAGCTTGTGCTATGGTTCAAGCTCGTAATTTTGGCGCACAAGTGCATAGTTTCATTGTTAGGAGTGGTTTTGAAGCTAATGTTTTTGTTCAAAGTGCGTTGATCGATATGTATGCAAAATGCAGGGATTTGGATAGTGCCTTGATAGTCTTAGAGAATATGGAGGTTGATGATGTTGTTTCTTGGAACTCTATGTTAGTGGGGTGCGTGAGGCAAGGCTGTGAAGAGGAAGCTCTCTCATTGTTCCGGAAGATGCATGCTAGAGATATGAAGCTGGGTAATTTCACATACCCATCGGTTCTAAACTGTTTTGCTTCAACGAAAGATATGAACAATGCAATGTCAGTCCACTGTTTGATCATTAAAACAGGATTTGAGGCTTCCAAGCTTGTGAATAATGCTTTGGTTGACATGTATGCTAAACAAGGAAACATGGATTGCGCTTTTCAGGTTTTCAACCACATGCCAAACAAGGATGTTGTCTCATGGACCTCTCTAGTGACGGGATGTGCACGTAATAACCATCATGAAGAAGCTCTCAAGTTGTTTTGTGGCATGAGATTGGCAGGCATTCATCCCGACCATGTCGTTCTTGCCAGTGCTTTGAGTGCTTGTGCAGAATTAACAGTTCTGGAACTTGGGCAACAAGTTCATGCAAACTTTGTTAAATCTGGCCTCCAATCATCCACTTCAGTAGATAATTCCCTTGTAACAATGTATGCCAAGTGTGGATGTATAGACGATGCAAGCAGAGTATTTGATTACATGCAAATCCGGGATGCGGTAACTTGGACTGCACTAATAGTTGGTTATGCCCGGAATGGTAAAGGAAAGGACTCAGTAAGGTTCTATGATCAAATGATAGCTAGTGGCACAAAACCAGACTACATTACTTTTATAGGCTTACTATTTGCTTGCAGCCATGCCGGTCTTTTGGAAAGGGGTCGCTTGTATTTTGCATCAATGGAGAAGGAATATGGAATTAAACCAGGTCCTGAACACTATGCTTGTATGATTGACCTCTTGGGTCGCTCTGGAAAACTCGTTGAAGCAGAAATGTTGTTGAATGAAATGGATGTGGAACCGGATGCAACTGTGTGGAAGGCCATTCTTGCTGCATGTAGAGTGCAGGGCAACCTGGAATTGGGGGAAAGAGCAGCAAAGAACCTCTTTGAATTAGAGTCCAAAAATGCTGTGCCATACATAATGTTGTCCAACATGTATTCTGCTGCCGGAAAATGGGAAGACGCCGCAAGGATTCGAAGAACAATGAAATGGAAGGGGATCAGTAAGGAGCCTGGATGTAGTTGGATCGAGGTAAACAGCAGAGTGCACACCTTTATGTCGGAAGACAGAGGGCATTCGAGAACTACTGAGATCTATTCCAAGATTGATGAGATCTTGATTTTGATAAAGGAAGCTGGTTACGAACCCGACATCAGTTTTGCACTCCATAACATGGATAAAGAAGGGAAGGAGCTTGGTCTGGCCTATCACAGTGAAAAACTGGCCGTGGCATTCGGACTTCTGAGCTTGCCACGTGGGGCTCCGATCCGAATTTTTAAGAATCTTCGAGTTTGTGGTGATTGTCATACTGCTATGAAATACATATCTAAAG
- the LOC108470645 gene encoding E3 ubiquitin-protein ligase At4g11680 isoform X1 translates to MNPSNAPPQTSPPSDAMDTSPLLTHSISDHLLRSRRILRRRSPPLPGTAARLLRRASSRRLMLREPSVRVRETAAEQLEERQSDWAYSKPVIILDILWNMAFVVMAVVVLGLSLEEKPSVPLRLWIWGYGLQCLFHVACVAVEYKIRNERRVEGLQSNEDPDLGLNSESGSEAEDSEDNVTEELNSGDETRVAKSLESANTMFSFLWWIIGFYWIIAKGQVLTHQAPKLYWLCVTFLALDVVFVFICFAVACLIGLAVCCCLPCIIAILYALTDRDGATDEEIDRLPKYRFQRTGDLEKVHGEIYNIMTESNTDTPTERILSREDAECCICLSAYEDGTELRELPCDHHFHCNCIDKWLYINATCPLCKFNILKGSEEV, encoded by the exons ATGAACCCGTCAAACGCACCACCTCAGACATCACCTCCATCAGATGCGATGGACACGTCACCCCTCCTGACCCATTCCATATCCGACCACCTTCTCCGCAGCCGCCGCATCCTCCGTCGTCGATCTCCACCTTTACCTGGCACAGCCGCTAGGCTCCTCCGACGCGCCAGTAGTCGTCGTTTGATGCTCCGTGAGCCATCGGTTCGCGTGCGAGAAACCGCTGCGGAGCAACTCGAAGAGCGTCAAAGCGATTGGGCCTACTCGAAGCCCGTTATAATCCTCGACATTCTCTGGAATATGGCGTTTGTGGTAATGGCGGTTGTCGTTTTGGGACTCAGCCTTGAAGAAAAGCCCAGCGTCCCCTTAAGGCTCTGGATTTGGGGTTACGGCTTACAGTGTTTGTTTCACGTGGCTTGCGTAGCAGTAGAATATAAAATAAGAAACGAAAGGAGGGTTGAGGGCTTGCAGAGCAACGAGGATCCGGATTTGGGTCTGAATTCTGAGTCCGGGAGTGAAGCAGAGGATTCCGAGGATAATGTAACAGAGGAGCTGAATAGTGGAGATGAAACCAG AGTTGCCAAGAGCTTGGAGTCTGCAAATACGATGTTTTCATTTCTTTGGTGGATAATCGGATTTTACTGGATAATTGCCAAAGGACAAGTTTTGACACATCAGGCACCTAAGCTTTACTG GCTTTGTGTTACATTTCTTGCGTTGGATGTGGTGTTTGTATTCATCTGTTTTGCTGTTGCCTGCCTTATTGGTCTTGCTGTTTGCTGCTGTCTTCCTTGTATCATTGCAATTTTGTATGCTCTTACAGACCGg GATGGAGCAACAGATGAAGAAATTGATAGATTGCCAAAGTACAGGTTTCAAAGGACAGGTGATCTCGAAAAAGTACATGGTGAAATTTATAACATAATGACTGAATCTAACACCGATACTCCTACTGAACGGATTCTTTCACGTGAAGATGCT GAATGCTGCATCTGCCTTTCTGCTTATGAAGATGGGACCGAGTTGCGCGAACTTCCTTGCGATCACCATTTCCATTGCAACTGTATAGACAAGTGGTTGTACATCAATGCTACATGTCCTCTCTGCAAGTTCAACATTCTAAAGGGGAGCGAAGAGGTTTAG
- the LOC108470645 gene encoding E3 ubiquitin-protein ligase At4g11680 isoform X2: MNPSNAPPQTSPPSDAMDTSPLLTHSISDHLLRSRRILRRRSPPLPGTAARLLRRASSRRLMLREPSVRVRETAAEQLEERQSDWAYSKPVIILDILWNMAFVVMAVVVLGLSLEEKPSVPLRLWIWGYGLQCLFHVACVAVEYKIRNERRVEGLQSNEDPDLGLNSESGSEAEDSEDNVTEELNSGDETRVAKSLESANTMFSFLWWIIGFYWIIAKGQVLTHQAPKLYWLCVTFLALDVVFVFICFAVACLIGLAVCCCLPCIIAILYALTDRECCICLSAYEDGTELRELPCDHHFHCNCIDKWLYINATCPLCKFNILKGSEEV; the protein is encoded by the exons ATGAACCCGTCAAACGCACCACCTCAGACATCACCTCCATCAGATGCGATGGACACGTCACCCCTCCTGACCCATTCCATATCCGACCACCTTCTCCGCAGCCGCCGCATCCTCCGTCGTCGATCTCCACCTTTACCTGGCACAGCCGCTAGGCTCCTCCGACGCGCCAGTAGTCGTCGTTTGATGCTCCGTGAGCCATCGGTTCGCGTGCGAGAAACCGCTGCGGAGCAACTCGAAGAGCGTCAAAGCGATTGGGCCTACTCGAAGCCCGTTATAATCCTCGACATTCTCTGGAATATGGCGTTTGTGGTAATGGCGGTTGTCGTTTTGGGACTCAGCCTTGAAGAAAAGCCCAGCGTCCCCTTAAGGCTCTGGATTTGGGGTTACGGCTTACAGTGTTTGTTTCACGTGGCTTGCGTAGCAGTAGAATATAAAATAAGAAACGAAAGGAGGGTTGAGGGCTTGCAGAGCAACGAGGATCCGGATTTGGGTCTGAATTCTGAGTCCGGGAGTGAAGCAGAGGATTCCGAGGATAATGTAACAGAGGAGCTGAATAGTGGAGATGAAACCAG AGTTGCCAAGAGCTTGGAGTCTGCAAATACGATGTTTTCATTTCTTTGGTGGATAATCGGATTTTACTGGATAATTGCCAAAGGACAAGTTTTGACACATCAGGCACCTAAGCTTTACTG GCTTTGTGTTACATTTCTTGCGTTGGATGTGGTGTTTGTATTCATCTGTTTTGCTGTTGCCTGCCTTATTGGTCTTGCTGTTTGCTGCTGTCTTCCTTGTATCATTGCAATTTTGTATGCTCTTACAGACCGg GAATGCTGCATCTGCCTTTCTGCTTATGAAGATGGGACCGAGTTGCGCGAACTTCCTTGCGATCACCATTTCCATTGCAACTGTATAGACAAGTGGTTGTACATCAATGCTACATGTCCTCTCTGCAAGTTCAACATTCTAAAGGGGAGCGAAGAGGTTTAG
- the LOC108472986 gene encoding BON1-associated protein 2-like has protein sequence METKSRTLEITILSAEDLRIHNKSVKKNAFVVVQTDSFNSKTTKMNGKGGSSPSWNDKLVMDMPMHTHFVTLQVNCKSSGGRDKTVGLVRIPVTDFIGGYSPETCLQFLSYRLRDPKGLKNGILNVSIRLKEPLQACSSQAVASGLGIPIDGRNDFGVVTGIPICSGYPSTAFFR, from the coding sequence ATGGAGACAAAATCTCGCACTCTGGAGATCACAATTTTGTCAGCGGAAGATCTAAGAATCCATAACAAATCGGTTAAAAAGAACGCTTTCGTCGTCGTCCAGACCGACAGTTTTAACTCTAAGACGACGAAGATGAACGGGAAAGGAGGGAGCTCTCCTTCGTGGAACGATAAACTAGTGATGGACATGCCCATGCACACACACTTCGTCACGCTCCAAGTCAATTGCAAGTCCTCAGGTGGTAGGGATAAAACCGTCGGACTTGTAAGAATACCGGTGACGGATTTTATCGGAGGGTATTCTCCCGAGACTTGCTTACAGTTCTTGAGTTACCGATTAAGAGATCCAAAGGGACTCAAGAACGGAATCCTTAACGTTTCTATAAGACTAAAAGAACCCTTACAAGCTTGTTCTTCCCAGGCTGTAGCGTCTGGGCTTGGGATCCCCATCGACGGACGAAATGATTTTGGAGTTGTTACTGGGATTCCCATTTGTAGTGGCTATCCATCTACTGCTTTCTTTAGATGA
- the LOC108474005 gene encoding cell division protein FtsY homolog, chloroplastic codes for MLSTPSPSLHLTEFSLPRAIEMASSAQFSLTFKPLPSPLFSNFPRTRFSPFTTARPIASRFKVLASQIGFFTRLGRLIKEKAKSDVEKIFSGFSKTRDNLAVIDELLLYWNLADTDRVLDELEEALLVSDFGPRITIKIVERLREDILSGKLKSGSEIKDALKKSVLDLLTTKGSNTELRLGFRKPAVIMIVGVNGGGKTTSLGKLAYRLKNEGAKILMAAGDTFRAAASDQLEIWAERTGCEIVVAEKENAKASSVLSQAVKRGKEQGFDVVLCDTSGRLHTNYSLMEELIACKKAVEKVVRGAPNEILLVLDGNTGLNMLPQAREFNEVVGITGFILTKLDGSARGGCVVSVVDELGIPVKFVGVGEGVEDLQPFDAEAFVNAIFS; via the exons ATGCTATCCACTCCGAGTCCTTCGCTTCATCTCACAGAATTCAGTTTACCGAGAGCCATAGAAATGGCTTCTTCTGCTCAGTTCTCCCTCACTTTCAAACCCTTACCGTCACCGCTCTTTTCCAACTTCCCTCGAACCCGGTTCAGTCCTTTCACAACCGCTAGGCCAATCGCTTCCCGTTTCAAAGTCCTGGCTAGTCAGATCGGGTTCTTCACTCGGCTCGGCCGGTTGATCAAGGAAAAGGCCAAGAGTGACGTCGAAAAGATCTTCTCAGGTTTCTCCAAAACCAGAGACAACCTCGCCGTCATCGACGAACTCTTATTATACTGGAACCTCGCCGACACCGATCGCGTCCTCGATGAACTTGAAGAG GCTTTGTTGGTCTCCGATTTTGGGCCAAGAATTACTATTAAAATAGTGGAACGCTTGCGGGAGGATATTCTAAGTGGAAAACTTAAATCAGGAAGTGAAATAAAG GATGCATTGAAGAAGAGTGTGTTGGATCTCTTAACAACGAAGGGGAGTAACACCGAGCTTCGACTTGGATTCAG GAAGCCAGCCGTGATCATGATTGTTGGCGTTAATGGAGGTGGCAAGACAACATCACTTG GAAAGCTGGCTTATAGACTAAAGAATGAAGGGGCAAAA ATATTGATGGCTGCAGGGGACACATTCAGAGCAGCTGCTAGTGATCAACTAGAGATATGGGCCGAGAGAACTGGTTGTGAGATAGTTGTAGCTGAAAAAGAGAATGCGAAAGCATCATCAG TGCTTTCGCAGGCTGTGAAAAGAGGTAAAGAGCAAGGTTTTGATGTTGTCTTATGTGACACATCTGGAC GCCTTCACACCAATTACAGCTTGATGGAAGAGTTGATAGCATGTAAGAAGGCTGTCGAAAAAGTTGTTCGTGGTGCACCTAAT GAGATACTACTAGTTCTTGATGGGAACACCGGATTGAATATGCTTCCTCAAGCTAGAGAGTTCAATGAG GTTGTTGGAATAACTGGTTTTATTTTGACAAAACTTGATGGTTCTGCTAGAGGTGGCTGTGTG GTCAGTGTGGTTGATGAGCTTGGCATTCCCGTGAAGTTTGTCGGTGTTGGTGAAGGTGTTGAAGACCTTCAACCCTTTGATGCAGAGGCATTTGTTAATGCCATATTTTCGTGA
- the LOC108474006 gene encoding uncharacterized protein LOC108474006 produces MANPSSASPASREPQALSSSDGATTARPGERSTPYASNVMRFLESVGISNPIPDNYSSEDFYSDFLCNHLKTDTVRRGHITCFTTVKPTILNSMGGLHGGVIAAISERVAIATARTVVGEDKELFLGELAMSYLSSATINAELIVDGSVVRSGRNTTVVAVEFKMRKTGKLVYSSRATFYNSPIAKL; encoded by the exons ATGGCAAATCCCTCATCTGCTTCTCCTGCTTCTCGGGAACCTCAAGCACTGTCTTCTTCCGATGGTGCCACTACGGCGAGACCTGGTGAGCGATCTACGCCGTACGCATCTAACGTTATGCGTTTTCTAGAAAGCGTCGGGATTTCCAATCCCATCCCGGACAATTACAGTTCAGAAGACTTTTATTCTGATTTCTTATGTAACCACCTCAAGACCGACACTGTACGACGTGGGCACATCACCTGCTTCACCACCGTCAAGCCCACTATACTC AATTCGATGGGTGGGTTACACGGAGGGGTAATTGCAGCAATATCAGAAAGAGTGGCGATTGCGACAGCTAGAACGGTGGTGGGTGAGGATAAAGAGCTTTTTCTTGGTGAATTGGCGATGTCTTATCTCTCTTCTGCTACTATAAAC GCAGAGTTGATTGTTGATGGGTCTGTAGTGAGAAGTGGAAGAAATACAACTGTAGTTGCGGTCGAGTTCAAAATGAGGAAAACTGGGAAACTGGTCTATAGTAGCCGTGCTACCTTCTATAATTCACCCATTGCCAAGCTATGA